A section of the Sporosarcina sp. ANT_H38 genome encodes:
- the secG gene encoding preprotein translocase subunit SecG, producing MHALLMTLLVIVALSLIVVVLLQSGKSAGLSGAISGGAEQLFGKQKARGLDLVLQRVTVVLAVSFVVLAIVIMKV from the coding sequence ATGCATGCTTTGCTGATGACACTGCTCGTAATCGTAGCACTATCATTGATCGTAGTCGTATTATTGCAATCTGGGAAAAGCGCAGGTCTATCAGGAGCCATCTCTGGTGGAGCAGAACAACTTTTCGGAAAACAAAAAGCACGTGGGCTTGATCTTGTACTTCAACGGGTCACAGTTGTACTTGCCGTTTCGTTTGTCGTATTGGCTATCGTCATTATGAAAGTATAA
- the eno gene encoding phosphopyruvate hydratase: MPIITLIQAREVLDSRGNPTVEVEVFTESGAFGRAIVPSGASTGEYEAVELRDGDPDRYFGKGVLQAVDHVNEVISAELEDAYSVLDQVTIDKALIRLDGTSNKGKLGANAILGVSIAVAHAAADYLDIPLYQYLGGINAKQLPVPMMNILNGGEHADNNVDIQEFMVMPVGAESFHEGLRMGAEIFHSLKSVLQAKGLNTSVGDEGGFAPNLASNEEALSIILEAIEKAGYKPGEEVLLAMDVASSEFFNKEDGTYNLAGEGIVKTSAEMVDWYEELCNKYPIISIEDGLDENDWAGHKLLTDRLGKKIQLVGDDLFVTNTEKLARGIEEGIANSILIKVNQIGTLTETFDAIEMAKRAGYTAVISHRSGESEDTTIADIAVATNAGQIKTGAPSRTDRVAKYNQLLRIEDQLDDTAEYLGVKTFYNLKK; the protein is encoded by the coding sequence ATGCCAATCATTACACTTATCCAAGCTAGAGAAGTACTCGATTCACGTGGGAATCCAACAGTAGAAGTTGAAGTATTTACGGAAAGCGGTGCATTTGGTCGGGCAATCGTTCCATCTGGCGCGTCGACAGGTGAATATGAAGCAGTAGAATTACGTGACGGAGATCCAGATCGCTACTTCGGCAAAGGTGTTCTTCAAGCGGTTGACCATGTTAATGAAGTCATTTCTGCAGAATTGGAAGATGCGTATTCAGTTCTTGATCAAGTGACGATTGACAAAGCGTTAATCAGGCTTGATGGCACTTCGAACAAAGGGAAGTTGGGCGCAAATGCTATTCTTGGCGTATCGATAGCTGTCGCACATGCTGCTGCTGATTATCTTGATATTCCCCTTTATCAATATCTAGGCGGCATTAACGCGAAACAATTGCCAGTGCCAATGATGAACATTCTAAACGGCGGCGAACATGCGGACAACAACGTAGACATCCAAGAGTTCATGGTAATGCCAGTCGGTGCTGAATCATTCCACGAAGGCCTTCGTATGGGCGCTGAGATTTTCCATAGCCTGAAGTCTGTTCTACAGGCAAAAGGCTTAAATACATCAGTTGGTGATGAAGGCGGATTCGCTCCGAATTTAGCTTCTAATGAAGAAGCGTTATCTATTATCCTTGAAGCAATCGAAAAAGCAGGCTACAAACCAGGCGAGGAAGTTCTTCTTGCAATGGACGTTGCATCATCTGAGTTTTTCAATAAAGAAGATGGCACGTACAATCTTGCTGGTGAAGGTATCGTGAAAACATCTGCAGAGATGGTTGATTGGTACGAAGAGCTTTGCAATAAATATCCAATCATCTCTATTGAAGATGGCTTGGATGAAAATGACTGGGCGGGTCATAAACTATTGACGGATCGCCTAGGCAAAAAAATCCAACTTGTCGGAGATGACTTGTTCGTAACGAACACAGAAAAACTGGCACGCGGTATTGAAGAAGGAATTGCTAACTCAATCCTTATCAAAGTGAACCAAATCGGTACATTGACGGAAACGTTTGATGCGATTGAAATGGCGAAACGCGCTGGCTATACGGCTGTTATTTCCCACCGTTCAGGTGAATCGGAAGATACGACAATTGCTGATATCGCAGTTGCAACAAACGCGGGACAAATCAAAACGGGTGCACCATCTCGTACGGACCGCGTTGCGAAATACAACCAATTGCTTCGTATTGAAGATCAGCTAGATGATACTGCTGAGTATCTTGGTGTTAAGACGTTTTATAACTTGAAGAAATAA
- the gpmI gene encoding 2,3-bisphosphoglycerate-independent phosphoglycerate mutase, translated as MRKSPVALIILDGFGLRDDKLGNAVAQANKPNYDLLWNNFPHSTLTACGEAVGLPEGQMGNSEVGHLNIGAGRVVYQSLTRINKSIREADFFDNETLLRAVAHAKENGSALHLMGLLSDGGVHSHYEHLFALLRLAKLNGLDKVYVHAFLDGRDVSPQSGLDYIEKTEMFMQELGVGKFASISGRYYAMDRDKRWDRVEKAYRAIVDGTALTATTPTAGVLASYKQGIHDEFVVPFVIEELGKPVATVEDGDAVVFFNFRPDRAIQLSRAFTDISFDELEKETKKFTDLRFVSFTHYSDEVVADVVYSSQNLENTLGEVISRNGLTQLRIAETEKYPHVTFFMSGGREDKFLGEERILIASPKVATYDLQPEMSAYEVTESLIEGIEADRFDAIILNFANPDMVGHSGMLEPTIKAIETVDECLGKIIDAIHAKGGSAIVTADHGNADEVTTQDGAPMTAHTTNPVPVIVTKSEIVLREGGKLADLAPTMLKLLQVEQPVEMTGTPLF; from the coding sequence ATGCGTAAAAGTCCAGTAGCGCTCATCATTTTGGATGGTTTTGGCCTCCGTGATGACAAGCTTGGAAATGCAGTTGCACAGGCGAACAAACCGAATTACGATCTTTTATGGAACAACTTCCCACATTCAACGCTGACAGCTTGTGGAGAAGCGGTTGGTCTTCCAGAAGGTCAGATGGGGAACTCTGAAGTAGGGCATCTGAATATTGGAGCCGGTCGCGTCGTCTATCAAAGTCTGACCCGTATTAATAAATCGATCAGGGAAGCTGACTTCTTTGATAACGAAACGCTTCTGCGAGCAGTTGCACACGCGAAGGAAAACGGCTCTGCACTTCATCTGATGGGGCTACTATCCGATGGAGGCGTACATAGCCATTATGAACATCTATTCGCACTCCTTCGCCTAGCGAAGTTGAACGGACTGGATAAGGTATACGTCCATGCTTTCCTTGATGGCCGTGATGTGAGCCCGCAATCTGGTCTTGATTACATCGAGAAGACTGAAATGTTTATGCAAGAACTAGGCGTAGGTAAGTTTGCAAGTATTTCAGGACGTTATTATGCAATGGATCGTGATAAGCGCTGGGATCGTGTTGAGAAGGCTTACCGTGCAATTGTTGATGGCACTGCATTAACGGCAACAACGCCAACAGCAGGCGTACTAGCGTCGTATAAGCAAGGTATTCATGATGAATTCGTCGTGCCATTCGTTATTGAAGAACTGGGTAAACCCGTTGCGACTGTCGAAGACGGAGATGCGGTTGTGTTCTTTAATTTCCGTCCGGACCGTGCGATTCAGCTTTCACGTGCATTTACAGACATTTCTTTTGACGAATTGGAGAAAGAAACGAAGAAATTTACAGACTTGAGATTTGTATCGTTCACGCATTATAGTGACGAAGTTGTTGCAGATGTCGTCTACAGTAGTCAAAACTTAGAAAATACGCTTGGCGAAGTCATTTCCCGTAATGGATTGACACAATTGCGCATTGCAGAAACTGAGAAGTATCCTCACGTCACTTTTTTCATGAGTGGCGGAAGAGAAGATAAATTCTTAGGCGAGGAGCGTATTTTGATAGCCTCACCGAAAGTTGCAACATATGACTTGCAACCAGAGATGAGTGCTTACGAAGTGACGGAATCGCTTATTGAAGGAATTGAAGCAGATCGTTTTGATGCAATTATTCTCAATTTCGCAAATCCCGACATGGTCGGGCATAGTGGAATGTTGGAACCAACCATCAAAGCGATTGAAACTGTCGATGAATGCCTCGGTAAAATTATCGACGCAATTCATGCTAAAGGCGGTTCTGCAATCGTTACGGCTGATCACGGTAATGCTGATGAAGTAACGACACAGGACGGCGCTCCGATGACGGCACACACGACAAACCCAGTCCCAGTTATTGTTACGAAATCAGAAATTGTCCTGCGAGAAGGCGGTAAACTCGCAGACTTGGCACCAACAATGCTAAAATTGTTACAAGTAGAACAACCGGTAGAAATGACCGGCACACCATTATTTTAA
- the tpiA gene encoding triose-phosphate isomerase translates to MRKRIIAGNWKMYKSLEEAKSFAEEVQEKAAVSEKLEAVICPPALYLSELVQITKGSAVGIGAQTMHDVKEGAFTGEISPAMLSEIGVGYVVLGHSERRQYFNETDESVNKKVHAAFDYKLTPIVCVGESLEDRESGKTVDLVAGQVKKAFEGISADLAEKAVIAYEPIWAIGTGKTATAQDANEVCGAIRTTIGELYNETVADQIRIQYGGSVKPENIEELLTMEHIDGALVGGASLEPASFLKLLEAGAHA, encoded by the coding sequence TTGCGAAAACGAATAATTGCGGGTAACTGGAAAATGTACAAGTCTCTTGAGGAAGCGAAAAGTTTCGCGGAAGAAGTGCAAGAAAAAGCAGCAGTCTCAGAAAAATTAGAAGCAGTTATTTGTCCACCTGCTCTATACCTTTCAGAACTTGTACAAATCACAAAAGGTTCAGCAGTCGGTATTGGTGCACAAACGATGCACGACGTAAAAGAGGGAGCATTCACGGGCGAAATCAGTCCAGCGATGCTGTCAGAAATCGGCGTCGGCTATGTTGTCCTAGGCCATTCTGAGCGTCGTCAATACTTTAATGAGACAGATGAGTCCGTCAACAAAAAAGTCCATGCTGCGTTCGACTACAAGCTCACACCAATCGTTTGTGTGGGAGAATCACTTGAAGATCGGGAAAGTGGCAAAACAGTGGATTTAGTAGCAGGCCAAGTGAAAAAAGCATTCGAAGGCATTAGTGCTGATTTAGCGGAAAAAGCAGTCATTGCCTACGAGCCTATCTGGGCTATCGGCACAGGAAAAACGGCAACTGCACAAGATGCGAATGAAGTATGTGGTGCGATCCGTACAACAATCGGCGAATTATACAATGAAACAGTCGCTGACCAAATTCGTATTCAGTATGGCGGTAGTGTTAAACCGGAAAATATTGAAGAACTTCTCACGATGGAACATATCGATGGCGCACTTGTCGGCGGCGCAAGTTTGGAACCTGCATCATTCTTGAAATTGCTAGAGGCTGGAGCACATGCGTAA
- the pgk gene encoding phosphoglycerate kinase: protein MSKKTMKDMQLEGKRVFCRVDFNVPMEDGHVTDDTRIRAAIPTINYMVEQGAKVILASHLGRPKGEVNEDMRLTAAGEKLAELIGKPVTKLDSSIGKEVEETISTMKNGDIVLLENVRFHAGEEKNDAGLAKQFAELADLFVNDAFGAAHRAHSSTAGIAQYIPAVSGLLLEKELDILGKALSEPERPFTAIIGGAKVKDKIGVIDHLLDKVDNLIIGGGLSYTFTKAQGHEIGDSLLEEDKIELAKSFIQKAKEKGVNLYLPVDVVVADAFSNEANTKVVPMDSIPEGWMGLDIGPKTAALYADVINESKLIIWNGPMGVFEMESFNGGTKQVAKAMAETKAYTVIGGGDSAAAVEKFGVADKMDHISTGGGASLEFMEGKDLPGVTALNDN, encoded by the coding sequence GTGTCGAAAAAGACGATGAAAGATATGCAGCTTGAAGGGAAACGCGTTTTTTGCCGGGTGGATTTCAATGTACCAATGGAAGATGGGCATGTAACGGATGATACAAGGATCCGTGCAGCCATTCCGACCATTAATTATATGGTAGAACAGGGTGCGAAAGTTATTCTTGCAAGCCATTTGGGTCGTCCCAAAGGCGAAGTGAATGAAGACATGCGGCTTACTGCTGCAGGAGAAAAACTTGCAGAATTGATTGGCAAGCCGGTAACAAAGCTCGATTCATCCATTGGAAAAGAAGTGGAGGAAACCATTTCAACAATGAAAAATGGCGATATCGTTCTGCTTGAAAATGTTAGGTTCCATGCCGGGGAAGAAAAGAATGATGCAGGGTTAGCGAAGCAATTTGCGGAACTTGCTGATCTGTTCGTCAATGACGCATTCGGCGCTGCACACCGTGCGCATTCATCTACTGCAGGCATCGCGCAATATATTCCGGCTGTATCTGGCCTCCTACTTGAAAAAGAATTGGACATTCTCGGTAAGGCATTATCAGAGCCTGAACGTCCGTTCACAGCCATTATTGGCGGAGCCAAAGTGAAAGACAAAATTGGTGTCATCGATCATCTATTAGACAAAGTGGATAATTTGATTATCGGCGGCGGTTTATCATATACATTTACAAAAGCACAAGGCCATGAAATAGGGGATTCGCTACTTGAGGAAGACAAAATCGAGCTAGCAAAATCATTTATTCAAAAGGCTAAAGAAAAAGGTGTTAACTTGTATTTGCCAGTGGATGTGGTCGTTGCGGATGCATTTTCAAACGAGGCGAATACGAAAGTGGTACCTATGGATTCCATACCAGAAGGATGGATGGGTCTTGATATTGGACCGAAAACAGCTGCACTTTATGCGGACGTTATTAATGAGTCGAAATTGATCATTTGGAACGGGCCGATGGGTGTGTTTGAAATGGAATCATTCAATGGTGGTACAAAACAAGTTGCAAAAGCGATGGCTGAAACAAAAGCTTATACGGTTATTGGCGGAGGCGATTCAGCCGCTGCTGTCGAAAAGTTCGGCGTAGCTGATAAAATGGATCATATTTCCACTGGTGGAGGCGCTTCTCTTGAATTCATGGAGGGGAAAGACTTACCGGGTGTCACTGCACTGAACGATAATTGA
- the gap gene encoding type I glyceraldehyde-3-phosphate dehydrogenase → MTLKIAINGFGRIGRKVFREALKQENIEIVAVNDLTDAAMLAHLLKYDSVHGVFDAEVSSDNDTLIVDGKRVKVYAEKDPAALPWGKLGVDVVIESTGVFADRAGLSKHIEAGAKRVILSSPAKGDITTLVMGVNHETYNPETDNIVSNASCTTNCLAPVVKVLHDEFGIKRGLMTTIHSYTNDQRILDLPHSDYRRARAAGENMIPTTTGAASAVTKVIPALKGKLDGMAVRVPTPNVSLVDFVAELEKDVTIADVNNALKNAAENELKGFLAYNELPLVSKDYNGNTSSSTVDGLSTMVLENNMVKVITWYDNESAYSARCVDLALYMHSKGL, encoded by the coding sequence ATGACATTGAAAATTGCAATTAACGGTTTTGGACGTATTGGACGTAAAGTGTTCCGCGAAGCTTTGAAACAAGAGAATATTGAAATCGTAGCGGTAAACGATTTAACGGATGCGGCAATGCTTGCACATCTGTTGAAGTATGACTCTGTACATGGTGTATTTGACGCAGAAGTCAGTTCGGATAATGACACGCTTATTGTCGATGGCAAAAGAGTGAAAGTATATGCAGAAAAAGATCCTGCAGCACTACCGTGGGGCAAACTTGGGGTTGACGTTGTTATCGAGTCGACAGGTGTATTTGCGGACAGAGCTGGATTGAGCAAACACATTGAAGCGGGTGCGAAAAGAGTTATCTTGTCTTCACCTGCTAAAGGGGATATCACAACACTTGTTATGGGTGTTAACCATGAAACGTATAATCCGGAAACTGATAACATCGTATCGAATGCATCATGTACGACAAACTGTCTTGCACCAGTTGTAAAAGTACTTCACGATGAATTCGGCATTAAACGCGGTCTAATGACAACAATTCACTCATATACAAATGACCAACGCATTTTGGATTTACCGCATTCGGATTACAGACGTGCTCGTGCAGCTGGAGAAAACATGATTCCAACTACAACTGGCGCAGCTTCAGCTGTAACGAAAGTTATTCCTGCATTGAAAGGTAAACTTGACGGGATGGCTGTCCGCGTACCGACACCAAACGTTTCACTCGTTGACTTTGTTGCTGAACTTGAGAAAGATGTGACAATTGCTGATGTGAACAATGCATTGAAAAATGCGGCTGAAAATGAGCTGAAAGGTTTCTTAGCTTATAATGAACTGCCACTAGTATCTAAAGATTATAACGGAAATACTTCATCTTCTACTGTTGATGGCCTGTCAACAATGGTCCTTGAAAACAACATGGTGAAAGTAATTACTTGGTACGATAATGAATCAGCTTATTCTGCACGTTGTGTAGACTTGGCGCTTTATATGCACAGTAAAGGTCTATAA
- a CDS encoding sugar-binding transcriptional regulator translates to MDVLMDAQSKLVPEMMELMQQRYRILKLVKMAGPIGRRPLGQMASLSERETRTMMDMLRGQNLINIAKDGASITAEGSTVLLALESSMEDWSGRASIAKKLMESLGIQLVKVVAGNCDTETVSKNLLGMEAAKQFSAKIGDGKIVAVTGGSTIASIPLHIEKFSGTNNLLFIAARGGVGDDIGLQANVIAASFASACGGTYSTFYYPESLSEVAHEAFRKEPSVLKMLELYETTDCVLHGVGDAQTMAAMRNSPTEERDMIQDNGARGEAFGYYFDQEGNVVHRLRTIGIQTGHLEKIPLIISVAGGSSKAEAILAYMASAPKQTVLVTDEGAATEMLKILVNK, encoded by the coding sequence TTGGACGTTTTGATGGATGCACAAAGTAAGCTTGTTCCTGAAATGATGGAACTAATGCAACAGAGATACCGGATATTAAAGCTTGTAAAAATGGCTGGTCCAATTGGGAGGCGTCCACTCGGTCAGATGGCAAGTTTATCGGAGCGGGAAACGCGAACCATGATGGATATGTTAAGAGGTCAAAACCTGATAAATATTGCAAAAGACGGTGCTTCAATTACAGCTGAAGGATCGACTGTATTACTCGCCCTTGAGTCTTCTATGGAAGATTGGTCGGGCCGTGCTTCTATTGCAAAGAAGCTAATGGAATCTCTTGGTATTCAATTAGTTAAAGTAGTTGCGGGTAACTGCGATACTGAAACTGTTTCAAAAAACTTACTTGGTATGGAGGCAGCGAAACAATTTTCCGCTAAAATTGGCGATGGCAAAATAGTCGCCGTGACCGGAGGAAGTACAATTGCATCGATTCCTCTTCATATTGAAAAGTTTAGCGGTACCAATAACCTACTGTTCATCGCCGCTAGAGGTGGTGTAGGGGATGATATTGGATTGCAGGCGAATGTCATTGCGGCCTCTTTTGCCTCTGCATGTGGAGGTACGTATAGTACATTCTATTATCCAGAGTCGTTAAGCGAAGTAGCCCACGAAGCGTTCCGAAAAGAACCTTCTGTTTTGAAAATGCTTGAACTTTACGAAACAACAGATTGTGTTTTGCATGGAGTAGGTGACGCACAAACAATGGCGGCTATGCGTAATTCGCCTACAGAAGAACGGGACATGATTCAAGACAATGGAGCTAGAGGCGAAGCATTCGGATATTATTTTGACCAGGAAGGCAATGTCGTCCACAGATTACGGACTATCGGTATCCAGACTGGCCATCTCGAGAAAATTCCGCTTATCATTTCAGTCGCTGGCGGAAGCAGTAAAGCTGAAGCTATCTTGGCCTATATGGCAAGTGCGCCGAAACAGACGGTTTTAGTAACGGATGAAGGTGCCGCAACTGAAATGCTGAAAATACTTGTCAATAAATAA
- a CDS encoding glutaredoxin family protein produces the protein MHVTFYTKPGCHLCDEAELMMKLVQEDFPLTWTKVDIETDDESHEKYMFMIPVIERNGDAVLHGSIGYLDIIDLF, from the coding sequence GTGCATGTGACATTTTACACAAAACCTGGTTGTCATCTTTGTGATGAAGCTGAATTAATGATGAAACTTGTCCAAGAGGATTTTCCGCTTACGTGGACTAAGGTGGATATAGAAACCGATGATGAAAGTCATGAAAAATATATGTTTATGATTCCTGTTATCGAAAGAAATGGCGATGCAGTGCTTCATGGTTCAATTGGTTATTTAGATATCATTGATTTATTCTGA
- a CDS encoding YgcG family protein has translation MIRKAVRILVTACLIVFTSLNSVVFSADAAVPVVQDSANVLSAEQKAELEQYGIQLNNATTAELAVLILPSIGDEPVEEYTVEKLREFKLGNKEKNNGALLVVTTEKNSDGKRHFELSVGYGLEGALPDGKVGRIIDEVAVPYLDKQQPDIAIMEAYKSFYNEIAAEYGWDGAVVPVTTIDNDSSDGGFGIPFPVILFIIIYIVFRVISDRGGRGGGGGSGGRRSGSPIFFPGSFGGRSGGGSSGGGFGGFGGGGSGGGGGAGRSW, from the coding sequence ATGATTAGAAAAGCTGTCCGCATATTGGTGACGGCATGTCTGATTGTTTTTACATCGTTAAACTCAGTAGTGTTTTCGGCTGATGCTGCTGTTCCGGTCGTTCAAGATTCTGCGAATGTGTTATCTGCTGAACAGAAAGCGGAACTTGAGCAATATGGGATTCAATTAAATAATGCGACGACAGCGGAACTTGCGGTATTGATCCTCCCGAGCATAGGCGATGAGCCGGTTGAGGAATATACGGTAGAGAAGCTCAGAGAATTTAAATTAGGCAATAAGGAAAAAAACAACGGAGCTTTGCTAGTTGTCACAACAGAGAAAAACTCCGATGGTAAACGACATTTCGAACTATCGGTCGGGTACGGATTAGAGGGTGCCCTTCCGGACGGAAAAGTCGGACGTATTATAGATGAAGTAGCTGTTCCTTATTTGGATAAGCAACAGCCTGACATAGCAATCATGGAAGCATATAAATCATTCTATAATGAAATCGCAGCAGAATATGGCTGGGATGGCGCGGTTGTGCCCGTCACAACTATTGATAATGACTCAAGTGATGGGGGTTTCGGTATTCCATTCCCCGTCATCCTATTCATCATTATTTACATTGTCTTCCGTGTTATCAGTGATAGAGGAGGTCGAGGAGGCGGAGGCGGTTCGGGTGGACGGCGTAGCGGGAGTCCAATTTTCTTCCCTGGTTCTTTTGGGGGCAGAAGTGGTGGGGGTAGTTCCGGCGGCGGTTTTGGTGGTTTCGGTGGCGGTGGTTCCGGCGGTGGTGGCGGAGCAGGCCGAAGCTGGTAA
- a CDS encoding LemA family protein has protein sequence MKKVLGPIAVIVIILAVLAMILVPSYNKFVNLEEDVDLAYAQVENQLQRRLDLIPNLVNTVKGFASHEKEIISDIADSRARLAGAKGPVEQADANADLSGALSRLLVVVENYPDLKANENFRQLMDELSGTENRLGVARKDYNDVVANYNRQVKRFPGKIVASIFGYDEKEYFKADAAANEVPNVDFGDDKE, from the coding sequence ATGAAAAAGGTTTTAGGACCAATTGCGGTAATCGTAATTATACTTGCAGTTTTGGCTATGATACTGGTTCCAAGCTATAACAAATTCGTTAATTTAGAAGAAGATGTGGACCTGGCGTATGCACAAGTTGAAAATCAACTACAACGGAGACTTGATCTAATACCGAACTTGGTGAATACGGTGAAAGGATTTGCAAGCCATGAAAAAGAGATTATCAGTGACATTGCGGATTCACGTGCAAGACTGGCCGGTGCAAAAGGGCCTGTGGAACAAGCGGATGCAAATGCTGACTTATCCGGAGCGCTTAGCCGTCTTCTCGTAGTCGTTGAAAACTACCCGGATTTGAAGGCGAATGAGAACTTCAGACAATTGATGGATGAACTTTCGGGAACTGAAAATCGACTTGGCGTTGCACGTAAGGATTATAACGACGTAGTCGCCAATTACAATAGGCAAGTAAAAAGATTCCCTGGAAAAATCGTTGCATCCATTTTCGGATATGATGAAAAGGAATACTTTAAAGCCGACGCAGCTGCAAATGAAGTGCCAAATGTCGATTTTGGAGATGACAAGGAATGA
- the clpP gene encoding ATP-dependent Clp endopeptidase proteolytic subunit ClpP — MNLIPTVIEQTSRGERAYDIYSRLLKDRIIMLGSAIDDNVANSIVAQLLFLEAEDPEKDISIYINSPGGSVTAGLAIFDTMQFIKPDIQTICIGMAASMGSFLLAAGTKGKRYALPNAEVMIHQPLGGAQGQATEIEIAAKHILFIREKLNLILAERTGQSVEVIAKDTDRDNFMTAERAKEYGLIDHIITRSDMKDGVKTKPESK, encoded by the coding sequence ATGAATCTAATACCTACAGTAATTGAACAGACTAGCCGTGGTGAGCGTGCTTATGACATCTATTCTCGTCTATTAAAAGACCGTATTATCATGCTTGGAAGCGCAATCGATGACAACGTTGCAAACTCTATCGTTGCTCAGCTTCTGTTTTTAGAAGCGGAAGATCCTGAAAAAGATATTTCTATTTACATTAATAGCCCAGGCGGCAGCGTTACAGCTGGTCTAGCTATTTTCGACACAATGCAGTTCATTAAACCTGATATCCAAACAATTTGTATTGGGATGGCTGCATCAATGGGATCATTCCTACTAGCTGCAGGTACTAAAGGGAAACGTTATGCGCTTCCTAATGCAGAAGTAATGATTCATCAACCTTTAGGTGGAGCACAAGGGCAAGCGACGGAAATTGAAATCGCTGCAAAACACATCCTTTTCATTCGCGAAAAACTTAACTTGATTCTTGCTGAGCGTACTGGCCAGTCGGTTGAAGTAATTGCGAAAGATACAGATCGTGATAACTTCATGACAGCTGAACGTGCGAAAGAATACGGTTTAATTGACCATATTATCACACGCAGTGACATGAAAGACGGAGTTAAAACTAAACCTGAATCTAAATAA